In one Fusobacterium simiae genomic region, the following are encoded:
- the galE gene encoding UDP-glucose 4-epimerase GalE translates to MKTILVTGGAGYIGSHAVVELLDNDYDVVVIDTLENGFKEFVDKRAKFYQGNVQDVELMSKIFQENKIDAVMHFAGYIRVPESVDDPNKYYFNNTHTTMCLIQSMIKYNVKNIIFSSTAAVYGEIMEDKPIDEKHPTVPINPYGSSKLMSERIILDCAKAYGLNYSIFRYFNVAGAHEKYPIGQKGVGVTSLITLTLQAAKDSNRILEVFGNDFPTKDGTGIRDYIHVVDLVKAHVLSLKLLFKNESNIFNLGNGNGFSVLETVEAARKVTCKKILYKITGRRKGDPACVIASSKKAQNLLGWKAHYTNVEKIIETGWHFVKSL, encoded by the coding sequence ATGAAAACTATACTAGTTACAGGAGGAGCAGGATATATTGGTTCACATGCAGTTGTAGAACTATTAGATAATGATTATGATGTTGTGGTCATTGATACTTTAGAAAATGGTTTTAAAGAATTTGTGGATAAAAGGGCTAAATTTTATCAAGGAAATGTTCAGGATGTTGAATTAATGTCAAAAATATTTCAAGAAAATAAAATAGATGCTGTTATGCATTTTGCCGGTTATATAAGAGTTCCAGAAAGTGTAGATGATCCTAATAAATATTATTTTAATAATACTCACACTACTATGTGTTTAATACAATCAATGATAAAATACAATGTAAAAAATATTATATTTTCTTCAACAGCAGCAGTCTATGGAGAAATTATGGAAGATAAACCAATTGATGAAAAACATCCAACGGTTCCTATTAATCCTTATGGTTCAAGTAAGTTAATGTCTGAAAGAATTATTTTAGATTGTGCTAAGGCTTATGGATTGAATTATTCTATTTTCAGATATTTTAATGTTGCTGGTGCACATGAAAAATATCCTATTGGTCAAAAAGGAGTTGGTGTAACATCGCTTATAACTTTAACTTTACAAGCAGCAAAAGATTCAAATAGAATTTTAGAAGTTTTTGGTAATGATTTTCCAACAAAGGATGGCACTGGAATTAGAGATTATATTCATGTAGTGGATTTAGTAAAAGCACATGTTTTATCTTTGAAATTATTATTTAAAAATGAAAGTAATATTTTTAATCTTGGTAATGGAAATGGTTTTTCTGTATTGGAAACAGTTGAAGCAGCTCGGAAAGTAACTTGTAAAAAGATTTTGTATAAAATAACAGGTAGAAGAAAAGGAGATCCAGCTTGTGTTATTGCTTCTTCAAAAAAAGCTCAAAATTTGTTGGGATGGAAAGCTCATTATACAAATGTTGAAAAAATTATTGAAACTGGTTGGCATTTTGTAAAAAGTTTATAA
- a CDS encoding DUF2194 domain-containing protein yields the protein MKFYKKEGTNKFIYFFIAIFIIVLILQLNRVIDKGGYFSLEQNFSFDKKPAKNTSFTFERPQKMLVFYNEKSPQSKDILKNLEEIFIFNKINYTLADIGNIVSTDDYDTFIFATDSFIGLQKSTFESIKQAIFAGKNLIFLNTSEYNPFNSISGIQKTGKIIEQSSEIHFTHKLFPGLDQHSPSSEMVVHPTFEVALDSDCKVLAWSKEKIPLLWEKKYGEGRILYTNASFFADKITRGLMNQWISYGNNWYIAPFFNAKLLHIDDFPAPIPRTINKVIQDEYQMSTRDFYKQVWWKDMLEIAKHRNLIYSGFIIIDYNNAVHKKDMKEISQITLEDLDIEGRELFLHGGEIGIHGYNHNPLVYEGDIDFKALSYHPWGSEEDIAAGMNQLLMYVKKMFGKKIKLYVYVPPSNILKEEGKAILAKNYPDLNVISSVFYGDSEKGSYASEIGRDKIIPKLFNFPRFSSGFYYNKDEMWSLFNAIAIYGYWTHFVHPDDVISDDRGKDKTWNELKQEFDQLIGEVEANHPYLEPIRASELTQRYINIEDLKIQSEKRENKIYIGMENYREPFYMTVRINHSVITKISAGTFKEIYDTKDSKIYLLHVESPDLIITLGEESEKK from the coding sequence ATGAAATTTTACAAAAAAGAGGGGACCAATAAATTTATTTACTTTTTTATTGCTATTTTTATTATAGTTCTAATTTTGCAATTAAATCGTGTTATAGATAAAGGAGGCTATTTTTCTTTAGAACAAAATTTTTCATTTGATAAAAAACCAGCTAAAAATACTTCATTTACTTTTGAAAGACCACAAAAAATGTTAGTTTTTTATAATGAAAAATCGCCTCAATCTAAGGATATATTAAAAAATTTAGAGGAAATTTTTATATTTAATAAAATAAATTATACTTTAGCTGATATTGGAAATATAGTATCAACAGATGATTATGATACTTTTATTTTTGCAACAGATAGCTTCATAGGATTACAAAAATCAACTTTTGAATCTATTAAACAAGCAATTTTTGCTGGAAAAAATTTAATTTTTTTGAATACTTCTGAATATAATCCTTTTAATTCAATTTCTGGAATTCAAAAAACAGGAAAAATTATAGAACAATCTTCAGAAATTCATTTTACACATAAATTATTTCCTGGCCTTGATCAACATAGTCCTAGTTCAGAAATGGTTGTTCATCCTACTTTTGAAGTAGCTTTAGATAGTGACTGTAAAGTTTTGGCATGGAGTAAAGAGAAAATCCCATTATTATGGGAAAAAAAATATGGAGAAGGTAGAATTCTATATACAAATGCTTCTTTTTTTGCTGACAAAATTACAAGAGGATTGATGAATCAATGGATATCATATGGAAATAATTGGTATATTGCACCATTTTTTAATGCAAAATTATTACATATAGATGATTTTCCAGCACCAATTCCTAGAACTATAAATAAAGTTATTCAAGATGAATATCAAATGAGTACTAGAGATTTCTATAAACAAGTTTGGTGGAAAGATATGTTAGAAATAGCAAAACATAGAAATTTAATATATTCAGGATTTATTATTATAGATTATAACAATGCTGTACACAAAAAAGATATGAAAGAAATATCTCAAATAACATTGGAAGATTTAGATATTGAAGGTAGAGAATTATTTTTACATGGTGGAGAAATAGGAATCCATGGATATAATCATAATCCATTAGTATATGAAGGAGATATTGATTTTAAAGCCTTATCTTATCATCCTTGGGGTAGTGAAGAAGATATAGCAGCTGGTATGAATCAATTACTTATGTATGTAAAAAAAATGTTTGGGAAAAAAATAAAATTATATGTATATGTTCCACCTAGTAATATTTTAAAAGAGGAAGGAAAAGCAATTCTTGCAAAAAATTATCCTGACTTAAATGTTATTTCCTCTGTTTTCTATGGTGATTCAGAAAAAGGATCTTATGCCAGTGAGATAGGTAGAGATAAGATTATTCCAAAGTTATTCAATTTTCCAAGATTTTCATCAGGTTTCTACTATAACAAGGATGAAATGTGGAGTTTATTTAATGCAATAGCAATCTATGGTTACTGGACTCATTTTGTTCATCCAGATGATGTTATTTCAGATGATAGAGGTAAAGATAAGACTTGGAATGAATTAAAACAAGAATTTGATCAATTAATAGGAGAAGTTGAGGCAAATCATCCATATTTAGAGCCAATAAGAGCTTCTGAATTGACACAAAGATATATCAATATTGAAGATTTAAAGATTCAATCTGAAAAAAGAGAAAATAAAATTTATATTGGAATGGAAAATTATAGAGAGCCTTTCTATATGACAGTTAGAATTAACCATAGTGTAATTACAAAAATTTCAGCAGGAACATTTAAAGAAATTTATGATACAAAAGATTCTAAAATTTATTTATTGCATGTTGAAAGTCCAGATTTAATAATTACTTTAGGAGAAGAAAGTGAAAAGAAATAG
- a CDS encoding ABC transporter substrate-binding protein, translated as MKKFIKFLLMAISVIFMFVACGGDKEKTETAPETQGSNELVIYSPNADDEVNKIIPAFEKATGIKVILQSMGSGDVLARISAEKENPQADIDWGAISMGVLATTPDLWESYTSENEKNIPDAYKNTTGFFTNYKLDGSAALLINTDVFKKLGLDPDKFTGYKDLLWPELKGKIAMGDPTASSSAIAELTNMLLVMGEKPYDEKAWEFIEKFIAQLNGTILSSSSQIYKATADGEYAVGVTYENPAVTLLQDGATNLKLVYPEEGSVWLPGAAAIVKNAPHMENAKKFVDFLISDEGQKVVAETSTRPVNTSIKNTSEFIKPFDEIKVAYEDIPYCAEHRKEWQERWTDILTK; from the coding sequence ATGAAAAAATTTATTAAGTTTTTATTGATGGCAATTAGTGTTATTTTTATGTTTGTTGCTTGTGGTGGAGATAAAGAAAAAACTGAAACTGCTCCTGAAACACAAGGTTCAAATGAATTAGTAATTTATTCTCCAAATGCTGATGATGAAGTGAATAAAATTATCCCTGCTTTTGAAAAAGCAACTGGAATTAAAGTTATTCTACAATCAATGGGAAGTGGAGATGTTCTTGCTAGAATTTCTGCTGAAAAAGAAAATCCTCAAGCAGATATAGATTGGGGAGCTATAAGTATGGGTGTACTTGCAACTACTCCTGATTTATGGGAAAGCTACACTTCTGAAAATGAAAAAAATATACCTGATGCTTATAAAAATACTACTGGTTTCTTTACAAATTATAAGTTAGATGGTAGTGCTGCATTACTTATAAATACTGATGTATTTAAAAAATTAGGTTTGGATCCTGATAAATTTACTGGGTACAAGGATTTATTATGGCCTGAATTAAAAGGTAAAATTGCTATGGGAGATCCAACAGCAAGTAGTAGTGCAATAGCAGAATTAACAAATATGTTGCTTGTTATGGGAGAAAAACCTTATGATGAAAAAGCCTGGGAATTTATTGAAAAATTTATTGCTCAATTAAATGGAACTATTTTATCTTCATCTTCTCAAATCTATAAAGCTACTGCTGATGGAGAATATGCAGTTGGAGTTACTTATGAAAATCCAGCTGTAACATTACTTCAAGATGGAGCTACAAATTTAAAACTTGTATATCCTGAAGAAGGTTCAGTATGGTTACCAGGAGCTGCTGCAATAGTTAAAAATGCTCCTCATATGGAAAATGCTAAGAAATTTGTTGATTTCTTAATTTCAGATGAAGGACAAAAAGTTGTTGCTGAAACTTCAACAAGACCAGTAAATACTTCTATAAAAAATACAAGTGAATTTATAAAACCATTTGATGAAATAAAAGTTGCCTATGAAGATATTCCTTACTGTGCTGAACATAGAAAAGAATGGCAAGAAAGATGGACTGATATATTAACAAAATAG
- a CDS encoding ABC transporter permease, with product MLSKKRDIWIVISLCVLIFYIVFMIYPLGILFKNAVIENNGNFTFAYFTKFLSKNYYFSTIFNSFKVSLAATALTLIIGTPLAYFYNVYKIKGKTFLQITIILCSMSAPFIGAYSWILLLGRNGLITNVIKNLTGINVPSIYGFGGILLVLCMQLYPLVFLYVSGALRNIDNSLLEASENMGCTGARRFFKIIIPLCIPTILAAALMVFMRAFADFGTPLFIGEGYRTFPVEIYNQFMNETGSDKNFASAVSIIAIIITSLIFLLQRYINGKYKFTMNALHPIEAKEVKGIKSILIHLYCYLIVFISYAPQLYVIYTSFQNTSGKLFTKGYSLKSYTEAFNKVGNAIQNTFFIGGLALILIIIISILIAYLVVRRNNLINRTIDTLSMVPYVIPGSVVGIALVSAFNKKPFVLVGTFIIMVISLIIRRNAYTIRSSVAILQQIPISIEEAAISLGASRMKSFFKITTPMMMNGIISGALLSWITIITELSSSIILYNYKTITLTLQIYVYVSRGSYGIAAAMSAILTLMTVISLLIFMRVSKNKNVMM from the coding sequence ATGCTAAGTAAAAAAAGAGATATTTGGATAGTAATTTCATTATGTGTTCTAATATTTTATATAGTGTTTATGATATATCCTTTAGGAATTCTATTTAAAAATGCAGTTATTGAAAACAATGGAAATTTTACTTTTGCATACTTTACTAAATTTTTAAGTAAAAATTACTATTTTTCTACTATATTTAATTCATTTAAAGTGAGTTTGGCTGCAACAGCTTTGACTTTAATAATAGGAACTCCTTTAGCATATTTCTATAATGTTTATAAGATTAAAGGAAAAACTTTTTTACAGATTACAATAATATTATGTAGTATGTCTGCACCATTTATTGGAGCTTATTCTTGGATTCTCTTGTTGGGCAGAAATGGACTTATTACAAATGTCATAAAAAATTTAACAGGAATAAATGTTCCTAGTATCTATGGATTTGGTGGTATATTACTAGTTCTATGTATGCAACTTTATCCTTTAGTTTTTCTATATGTTTCAGGAGCTTTGAGAAATATTGATAATTCTTTATTAGAAGCTAGTGAAAATATGGGTTGTACAGGAGCAAGAAGATTTTTTAAAATAATAATTCCACTATGTATTCCAACAATATTGGCTGCTGCTCTTATGGTATTTATGAGAGCTTTTGCAGATTTTGGAACTCCTTTATTTATAGGAGAAGGATATAGAACTTTCCCTGTTGAAATTTATAATCAATTTATGAATGAAACTGGTTCCGATAAAAATTTTGCATCAGCAGTAAGTATTATTGCAATTATAATTACTTCTTTAATTTTCTTATTGCAAAGATATATAAATGGAAAATATAAGTTTACTATGAATGCTCTTCATCCAATTGAAGCTAAAGAAGTGAAAGGCATAAAATCTATTTTAATTCATCTTTATTGTTATTTAATAGTTTTTATTTCTTATGCTCCTCAACTTTATGTGATTTATACATCTTTCCAAAACACATCTGGAAAACTTTTTACAAAAGGATATTCTTTAAAAAGTTATACAGAAGCATTTAACAAGGTTGGAAATGCTATACAAAATACATTTTTTATTGGAGGACTTGCTTTAATTTTAATAATTATTATTTCCATTTTAATAGCATATCTTGTTGTAAGAAGAAATAATCTTATCAATAGAACAATAGATACATTATCTATGGTACCTTATGTTATTCCAGGTTCAGTTGTAGGGATAGCTTTGGTAAGTGCATTTAATAAAAAACCATTTGTTTTAGTTGGAACATTTATAATAATGGTGATATCTTTAATTATAAGAAGAAATGCTTATACAATAAGATCTTCTGTTGCCATACTTCAACAAATTCCAATTTCCATTGAAGAGGCTGCAATCAGTTTAGGAGCTTCTCGTATGAAATCATTTTTCAAGATAACAACTCCTATGATGATGAATGGTATTATTTCAGGTGCACTTTTAAGTTGGATAACAATTATTACTGAACTTTCTTCAAGTATAATTTTATACAACTATAAAACAATTACATTGACATTACAAATATATGTTTATGTATCAAGAGGAAGCTATGGAATAGCCGCTGCTATGTCAGCTATATTAACTCTTATGACTGTTATTTCACTATTGATATTTATGAGAGTATCAAAGAACAAAAATGTAATGATGTAA
- a CDS encoding ABC transporter ATP-binding protein encodes MSVNIKIENAQKRYGDNIIIENLSLNIKQGEFFTLLGPSGCGKTTLLRMIAGFNSIEKGNFYFNEKRINDLDPAKRNIGMVFQNYAIFPHLTVEQNVEFGLKNRKVSKEEMKAETDKFLKLMQIDEYRDRMPERLSGGQQQRVALARALVIKPDVLLMDEPLSNLDAKLRVEMRTAIKEIQNSIGITTVYVTHDQEEAMAVSDRIAVMKDGEIQHLGQPKDIYQRPANLFVATFIGKTNILNGNLNGSVLKVAGKYDVVLNNIKDKSVKGNVTVSIRPEEFVIDESHAKDGIKAFIDSSVFLGLNTHYFAHLESGEKIEIVQESKIDSIIPKGSEVYLKIKEDKINVFTEDGSKNILDGVNNDIGVAYAK; translated from the coding sequence ATGAGTGTAAATATAAAAATAGAAAATGCTCAAAAAAGATATGGAGATAATATTATAATTGAAAATTTGTCTCTTAATATAAAACAAGGGGAGTTTTTTACTCTCCTTGGACCCTCTGGGTGTGGAAAAACAACATTATTAAGAATGATAGCTGGTTTTAATTCCATTGAAAAAGGAAATTTTTATTTCAACGAAAAAAGAATAAATGATTTAGACCCTGCTAAAAGAAACATTGGAATGGTATTCCAAAATTATGCTATTTTTCCACATTTAACTGTTGAGCAAAATGTAGAGTTTGGTTTAAAAAATAGAAAAGTTTCTAAAGAAGAAATGAAAGCAGAAACAGATAAATTTTTAAAACTTATGCAAATTGATGAATATAGAGATAGAATGCCTGAAAGATTATCAGGAGGACAACAACAAAGAGTTGCTTTAGCAAGAGCTTTAGTTATAAAACCTGATGTCTTATTAATGGATGAACCTTTAAGTAATCTTGATGCTAAATTAAGAGTTGAAATGAGAACAGCTATAAAGGAAATTCAAAATAGTATTGGTATTACAACTGTTTATGTAACGCATGATCAAGAAGAAGCAATGGCAGTAAGTGATAGAATTGCAGTTATGAAAGATGGTGAAATCCAACATCTAGGACAACCTAAAGATATTTATCAAAGACCAGCTAATTTATTTGTTGCAACTTTTATTGGAAAAACAAATATATTAAATGGAAATCTAAATGGCTCAGTTTTAAAAGTAGCTGGAAAATATGATGTGGTTTTAAATAATATAAAAGATAAAAGTGTTAAAGGAAATGTAACAGTTTCAATAAGACCTGAAGAATTTGTAATTGATGAAAGCCATGCTAAAGATGGTATAAAGGCTTTTATAGACAGTAGTGTATTTTTAGGCTTAAATACTCATTATTTTGCACACTTAGAAAGTGGAGAAAAAATTGAAATAGTTCAAGAATCTAAAATTGATAGCATAATTCCAAAAGGTAGTGAAGTTTATCTGAAAATAAAGGAAGATAAAATAAATGTTTTCACTGAAGATGGCTCAAAAAATATTTTAGATGGTGTTAATAATGATATAGGTGTTGCTTATGCTAAGTAA
- a CDS encoding IS3 family transposase: protein LMECFFGLLKSEMFYEQEEKYKTLEELKGAIEDYIYYYNNRRIKEKLKGLTPASYRSQSLLVS from the coding sequence GATTAATGGAATGTTTCTTTGGATTATTAAAATCAGAAATGTTCTATGAACAAGAAGAAAAATACAAAACATTAGAAGAATTGAAAGGAGCAATAGAGGATTATATATATTATTACAATAATAGAAGAATAAAAGAGAAACTAAAAGGATTAACTCCTGCTTCTTACAGAAGTCAATCCTTGTTAGTAAGTTAA